From the Buteo buteo chromosome 1, bButBut1.hap1.1, whole genome shotgun sequence genome, one window contains:
- the NOA1 gene encoding nitric oxide-associated protein 1 isoform X1 has protein sequence MHRLAPALLACLGRRRPWALVPRREAAAASGEEELFVFPEYEPEPSGAVAAAAVAVTAAAAPRRERAPGRERLLVAATGRPDPSVPPSGVSCSGCGAELQCRDGAAPGFVPAEKYRSLSDGPAGAAGLRGAVCQRCWLLAHHGRVLRLQLPPEQHRQVVSAALRRSPRHGRGPLLLYLLDVLELPDPVLPQLPGLLGPDVPVAGLLVAGNKVDLLPADSPGHLGRLRRRVAAACAGAGLRGAPLVDIRLVSAKTGFGLEGLVSRLQCSWRCAGDVYLLGATNSGKSTLFNALLRSDYCKSRAPNIVDRATVSHWPGTTLNLLKFPIINPTCDRIFRRQERLREEATKTEDQLSSEEKKYLNHLKKQGYFVGRVGRTFQQPKSSPVVDFDPDMLSYSIGEDPRHSPKKHEEREEFTYNEVKDARWCFDTPGIVKENCVLNLLTEKEVKLVLPTQAIVPRTFILKPGMVLFLAALGRVDYLEGEKPAWFSVVASNLLPVHISILSKADAIYEKHAGQELLKVPMGGEERMKEFPPLVPQDITLKGIGTTEAVADIKLSSAGWVAVTAHMEEKLLLRAYTPKGTTLVVREPPLLPYISTIRGARIAGTAAYRTKKPPSLVENLKTTERR, from the exons ATGCACCGCCTGGCGCCTGCGCTCCTGGCCTGcctgggccgccgccggcccTGGGCTCTGGTGCCGCGGCGCGAGGCGGCAGCAGCCAGCGGTGAGGAGGAGCTGTTTGTCTTCCCCGAGTACGAGCCGGAGCCGAGCGGGGCGGTGGCAGCGGCAGCGGTGGCGGTGACAGCGGCAGCGGCGCCCCGCCGGGAGCGGGCCCCGGGCAGGGAGCGGCTCCTGGTGGCGGCGACGGGGCGGCCCGACCCCTCGGTGCCGCCGAGCGGCGTGAGCTGCTCGGGCTGCGGGGCCGAGCTGCAGTGCCGCGACGGCGCGGCGCCGGGCTTCGTGCCGGCGGAGAAGTACCGGAGCCTGTCGGATGGCCcggccggcgcggcggggctgcggggcgcCGTCTGCCAGCGGTGCTGGCTGCTGGCCCATCACGGCCGCGTCCTGCGGCTGCAGCTGCCGCCCGAGCAGCACCGCCAGGTGGTGAGCGCCGCCCTGCGCCGCTCTCCGCGCCACGGCCGCGGCCCGCTCCTCCTCTACCTCCTCGACGTGCTGGAGCTGCCCGACCCGGTGCTGCCCCAGCTGCCGGGGCTGCTGGGCCCCGACGTCCCCGTCGCCGGGCTGCTGGTGGCGGGCAACAAGGTGGACCTGCTGCCTGCCGACTCCCCCGGGCACCTGgggcggctgcggcggcgggTGGCAGCGGCCTGCGCCGGGGCCGGCCTGCGCGGAGCCCCACTGGTGGACATCCGCCTGGTGAGCGCCAAGACGGGCTTCGGCCTGGAGGGGCTGGTCAGCCGGCTGCAGTGCTCATGGAGGTGCGCCGGAGACGTCTACCTGCTGGGCGCCACCAACTCCGGCAAGTCGACGCTCTTCAACGCCCTGCTGCGCTCCGACTACTGCAAGTCCCGTGCCCCCAACATCGTCGACAGGGCCACCGTCTCCCACTGGCCAG gaacAACACTGAACCTGTTGAAATTTCCAATTATTAATCCTACGTGTGACAGGATATTCCGAAggcaggagaggctgagagaggaGGCAACAAAAACAGAAGATCAACtaagcagtgaagaaaaaaagtacctTAATCACCTTAAAAAACAAGGTTACTTTGTGG GAAGAGTTGGAAGAACGTTTCAACAGCCGAAGTCTAGCCCGGTAGTTGACTTTGACCCTGACATGCTCTCCTACAGCATAGGCGAAGATCCCAGGCATTCCCCTAAGAAGCATGAGGAAAGGGAGGAGTTCACATACAATGAAGTGAAGGATGCTCGCTGGTGTTTTGACACTCCAGGGATTGTAAAGGAAAACTGT GTTTTAAATCTCCTGACAGAGAAAGAAgtaaagctggttttgccaaCACAGGCCATCGTTCCACGGACCTTCATTCTCAAGCCAGGAATGGTCTTGTTTTTAGCAGCTTTGGGACGTGTAGACTACTTAGAG GGAGAAAAGCCTGCCTGGTTTTCTGTCGTGGCTTCTAACCTGTTGCCAGTCCACATTTCTATCCTGAGTAAAGCAGATGCCATCTATGAGAAACATGCTGGCCAAGAGTTACTAAAG GTTCCTATGGGTGGGGAAGAGCGAATGAAAGAGTTCCCCCCGCTTGTCCCTCAGGACATCACACTGAAAGGAATTGGTACCACTGAGGCTGTCGCAGATATCAAGCTTTCCTCTGCAG GCTGGGTGGCAGTGACGGCTCACATGGAAGAGAAATTGCTACTCCGAGCCTATACTCCCAAGGGCACCACGTTGGTGGTGCGGGAGCCTCCCCTTTTGCCGTACATCAGTACCATCAGAGGGGCCCGGATTGCAGGCACTGCTGCCTATAGGACCAAAAAGCCTCCCTCCCTGGTGGAAAAcctgaaaaccacagaaaggAGATAG
- the NOA1 gene encoding nitric oxide-associated protein 1 isoform X2 has product MVAAGRAAGGGSRTEGRKARREPAPRGAAARRRQSGACARCARHAPSPRRQRGWRGWRDAHARPVSPLPPPAGPAMHRLAPALLACLGRRRPWALVPRREAAAASGEEELFVFPEYEPEPSGAVAAAAVAVTAAAAPRRERAPGRERLLVAATGRPDPSVPPSGVSCSGCGAELQCRDGAAPGFVPAEKYRSLSDGPAGAAGLRGAVCQRCWLLAHHGRVLRLQLPPEQHRQVVSAALRRSPRHGRGPLLLYLLDVLELPDPVLPQLPGLLGPDVPVAGLLVAGNKVDLLPADSPGHLGRLRRRVAAACAGAGLRGAPLVDIRLVSAKTGFGLEGLVSRLQCSWRCAGDVYLLGATNSGKSTLFNALLRSDYCKSRAPNIVDRATVSHWPGTTLNLLKFPIINPTCDRIFRRQERLREEATKTEDQLSSEEKKYLNHLKKQGYFVGRVGRTFQQPKSSPVVDFDPDMLSYSIGEDPRHSPKKHEEREEFTYNEVKDARWCFDTPGIVKENCVLNLLTEKEVKLVLPTQAIVPRTFILKPGMVLFLAALGRVDYLEGEKPAWFSVVASNLLPVHISILSKADAIYEKHAGQELLKVPMGGEERMKEFPPLVPQDITLKGIGTTEAVADIKLSSAACEV; this is encoded by the exons ATGGTGGCGGCGGGAAGAGCCGCGGGCGGCGGCAGCCGAACAGAGGGGCGAAAAGCGCGGCGGGAGCCTGCGCCCCGCGGAGCGGCGGCTAGAAGGCGGCAGAGCGGCGCCTGCGCACGCTGCGCGCGTCACGCGCCATCTCCCAGGAGGCAGCGCGGGTGGCGGGGGTGGCGCGACGCGCATGCGCGGCCGGTaagccccctccctcctcccgccggcCCAGCCATGCACCGCCTGGCGCCTGCGCTCCTGGCCTGcctgggccgccgccggcccTGGGCTCTGGTGCCGCGGCGCGAGGCGGCAGCAGCCAGCGGTGAGGAGGAGCTGTTTGTCTTCCCCGAGTACGAGCCGGAGCCGAGCGGGGCGGTGGCAGCGGCAGCGGTGGCGGTGACAGCGGCAGCGGCGCCCCGCCGGGAGCGGGCCCCGGGCAGGGAGCGGCTCCTGGTGGCGGCGACGGGGCGGCCCGACCCCTCGGTGCCGCCGAGCGGCGTGAGCTGCTCGGGCTGCGGGGCCGAGCTGCAGTGCCGCGACGGCGCGGCGCCGGGCTTCGTGCCGGCGGAGAAGTACCGGAGCCTGTCGGATGGCCcggccggcgcggcggggctgcggggcgcCGTCTGCCAGCGGTGCTGGCTGCTGGCCCATCACGGCCGCGTCCTGCGGCTGCAGCTGCCGCCCGAGCAGCACCGCCAGGTGGTGAGCGCCGCCCTGCGCCGCTCTCCGCGCCACGGCCGCGGCCCGCTCCTCCTCTACCTCCTCGACGTGCTGGAGCTGCCCGACCCGGTGCTGCCCCAGCTGCCGGGGCTGCTGGGCCCCGACGTCCCCGTCGCCGGGCTGCTGGTGGCGGGCAACAAGGTGGACCTGCTGCCTGCCGACTCCCCCGGGCACCTGgggcggctgcggcggcgggTGGCAGCGGCCTGCGCCGGGGCCGGCCTGCGCGGAGCCCCACTGGTGGACATCCGCCTGGTGAGCGCCAAGACGGGCTTCGGCCTGGAGGGGCTGGTCAGCCGGCTGCAGTGCTCATGGAGGTGCGCCGGAGACGTCTACCTGCTGGGCGCCACCAACTCCGGCAAGTCGACGCTCTTCAACGCCCTGCTGCGCTCCGACTACTGCAAGTCCCGTGCCCCCAACATCGTCGACAGGGCCACCGTCTCCCACTGGCCAG gaacAACACTGAACCTGTTGAAATTTCCAATTATTAATCCTACGTGTGACAGGATATTCCGAAggcaggagaggctgagagaggaGGCAACAAAAACAGAAGATCAACtaagcagtgaagaaaaaaagtacctTAATCACCTTAAAAAACAAGGTTACTTTGTGG GAAGAGTTGGAAGAACGTTTCAACAGCCGAAGTCTAGCCCGGTAGTTGACTTTGACCCTGACATGCTCTCCTACAGCATAGGCGAAGATCCCAGGCATTCCCCTAAGAAGCATGAGGAAAGGGAGGAGTTCACATACAATGAAGTGAAGGATGCTCGCTGGTGTTTTGACACTCCAGGGATTGTAAAGGAAAACTGT GTTTTAAATCTCCTGACAGAGAAAGAAgtaaagctggttttgccaaCACAGGCCATCGTTCCACGGACCTTCATTCTCAAGCCAGGAATGGTCTTGTTTTTAGCAGCTTTGGGACGTGTAGACTACTTAGAG GGAGAAAAGCCTGCCTGGTTTTCTGTCGTGGCTTCTAACCTGTTGCCAGTCCACATTTCTATCCTGAGTAAAGCAGATGCCATCTATGAGAAACATGCTGGCCAAGAGTTACTAAAG GTTCCTATGGGTGGGGAAGAGCGAATGAAAGAGTTCCCCCCGCTTGTCCCTCAGGACATCACACTGAAAGGAATTGGTACCACTGAGGCTGTCGCAGATATCAAGCTTTCCTCTGCAG